Genomic window (Aricia agestis chromosome 15, ilAriAges1.1, whole genome shotgun sequence):
AGCAGATGAGAAAGGTAATAGGAATAATGatcatattaaataatttaccttTAATGATAAACAATTAGATGAATGATAATATTTCCATgatcataattaattataactcattaaatttaaatacaatatacaaGGAATAGgagttaatataaaaaaaattaaccttcAAATCAATCCCTATTTACATTCACAAATATTCCTACTTCCTTAACtgataaatgataacatttttgacaagcaaatatattatttgctcGTCGAAAGCGTAAAGATGATCATATCAACAAACATGCTTTTACAGATAAGATTAAGGAAAGCAAAATTCTTGGTTGTATACTGAAGAAGATGCCCTTGGATGAGGAGATGGCAGCTAAAGTATGCGAAATTGCGAGGAACGCATATAGAGATTACTGGTACAAAAAGAATGTCGAGGCAGAGGTGAGTGAACACTTATAGAAAAACCTGTTCGAAAAAAGGTTGTAGGGAAATTATCAAAGATAAGGTAAACAATAAACAGTAACAAACgatataaaaataagaaataataaatgattCTAGAAAATTAATCCGAAATCTGAACCTTGGGAGATAGCGGCGCGGCACACGCTTGCTAAATATAAGAACAGTAGACCCACAATGCAGGAGATGAACCAAGCAGCTGAGAAAATACAGGTATATTCTCGAAACATCTATCAGATGTGGATAAAGTATGATTAATCCTTAGTACATCCTAGTAGAAGACTGTAATATTTTCGACAGTTTATTTGAGATAAAGGGAGAGGCTTCTTTTGGATCTACCGTCATGTATATAAAAGTAAGAATAATATAGGTAGAGATGAGAAAGTCTCTTCAATGACTAGTCGAATAACATACATCAGCTTTCCTAGTCTCCTGAATAAACTTTGATTAGTTATTTTACATGCACTATTGTATTAAGATGGTCatctattttcttatttttttaattatttaatataccattataaaaacgtttaaatattTCAGGCTGCCTACAAAGGATACCACGACCGTAAGAGTTTGCCGCATTACTCGAAGCAACATGACATATTGATTCCAAAAAACTACTCTTTGCCGTCTACACTGACTACTGGGTCACGAACTATCGATTTTGGACATATCATTGTTAGTATTAacttaattacaaaatatcaGATGACATTGGATGGATTAACATTGATTTTAGCGAACAATGAACCATATTGTAGGTAACCAAATAATCAAATGAACCATATTGTTGGTAACCAAATCTTTTGGACACTCTTACCAAAACCAACTCTACGATATTTTTCGGCGACCTAAGCTATCCCAATCACGTACTACCACTACTACCAGATATAGTAGTGGTTGCAGATACATGCTAAGGACCATAAACTCATAACTAAGGACCATTAAAAATGctttattgtaataattcaaACTTTAGTTATTAGAATATCTATTCTTTGATTTACTACCAATTACCAAATTCTCAGAAAATCAGTATTCTAATAGCTTTGTTTTAACTCATAAAACTGATAAAACATTAATTACACAGAACATCAAAGTCCAAGAAGATAACATAGAAGCACTATTCGATGAGCAGTACAATAAATCAGAGAATACATGCCTATGTATACCCAATGATAAGAAGATATACAACACACCAGCTGATGTAATGTCAAGACACTCGGAGACACAAGGTAAGAGTCTTAAAGTGGTTACAGAAGATGAGGATAGCACGATAATCGTTTATCGTGCTATCCTCATCTTCAAAAGTAAATAGGGATAGACAGGTATCCAGGGATATTTGCAACAATTTTGATTATGTCGTTGCAATCcagacttaatattataaatgcgaaagtgtatattatgtatgtcagTCGATCTATTATCCATTCatgcttaaggcgaggataaaccccaatttgttattccgtgactcccagTTTACCTAGTTCcgatataataacgaagtgttaaaaaatatgagatataaagcacaatattcaaaataccttaaaccgtaaacattttaataaacgtaatactttggctgtaattaatttacaaactcacctccgaaaaaactctatttcatcgaaatataagtattaactaggataattatacattttatttgaataaattgttagtaaatgtatattaaaatttctttaactgaacaattttgttacttaatatttatttccaaagatatttaaaaaaaacatgaaaaatagagaagatccgcccttgttgttacagttttatgctaagctaaaatgaatcttattgcgatgcgtatacacgcttggtctttggtggtttgcaaggttatcgtttttgattgagattaatccccgccttaaaccattgaactgattttgatgggcataaacatattttgagtcctggaaaaggacataggatactttttgtccccgAAAAGTTtccggttcccgcgcaataaacgaatttctttGCAATGAATTTGCGGGCATTATTATTTTGtcgaatccatacttccatactaatagtgctaataatataaatgggaaagtgcgtctgtctatTTATTACCTTCTCATTAACCGctgatttttaagaaatttcCTACGGAGAtatttgagccccgggaaaggacataggatactctttGTCTATATCGTTATAAATTGCAGCCTTTGATGTAGATTTGTTTATAGGTCCTCATGGTTTTGAAACTCAGTTAGATGCAGAAAATGATACCACGCCTGCAAAAGTAAGCAatcattgttataatattatagacaatAAAACTAGgctttacatccgttatggatgatttatacagtatttttcagagcgaagtaaccactcctcatatactgtagtgcctgggacaagatttttaaatgtccgtatggttgcccaagcgcatacggcattctcgcatcatagtcggcctagtccagaggaaagaaccggaccaactatgtgcgggtttttcttcaccgtacgagcgtccgtattatgtacttgattgtattatgtacttgagatcagtctaagagtgcgaaccaaaagtctacccattaggccacggacgctcttataGAATCGCAGTGGAAGCGTGCTGGGCCCATAGACAATAAAGGatcataaatattatgatcataatattaatgcgCCTGTCGGCCGCTACTGTATCGATACTAATTAGGCATAATGGGTATGATTTAAGGCTCCTGACACAAACAAGGACTGGAAAGACAACTTCTACCTAGAAGCTACGAAGCAGGCTAATAAGAATCGAGAGGAGCTCAAAATGTCTGTACCACCCGGTGTTTTGACCGGAGTAACTATAGGACAAGATATCGAAGAATGTATGTATTTTTCTCACagtccataatattttaaacgtaatgactaatagctttgtccacattgtgcctttttctgttcatcaagggcatgccttatagcTAGGGTTCCCAACCCTCCCGGATTGCCCGGGAGACTCCGATAGTAATGCTTAACCTCCCGTCCTCGCGGAGAATGATAATTTCTCCGGTTTttcaaaaactaataattattgcataatatttaactGACTTAGTGAAAAATTGTAAGATGAAGTTGGATTGGACAATCATATTTAAATCTGTTCGAAGAAAATCTCTTGGATTAACTCTGGGCTTACTAACGACTTCTTTACGAAATTGAAAATATAGAGAAATTGTCCTGAGACTATGTTCTTTCTCAGTACCCCTCcaccccccctcccccacctCTACAATTCTCCCGGGTTGGTCCTTTCGAGAGTTGGCAACCCtacttatagcgcagtcaacagcgaacgtgaggcatacccgtgacgcgcgttgaaatcgtagcgcgcgctatgacacttttctttcaacgcggatggattttgacgcgcgtcacgggcatgcctcacgttcgctgctgacagcgctataaggcatgcccttgatgaacagaaaaaggcacaatgtggacaaagctattgacaTTGCATTGGAGCAAATGACGCAGGTACTTATTGTAAATTTTTCTAGTTGGCAGATTTATAAAACATACGTCGTCCTGAGATTCGATATCTTAAAAACAAATGACTTTTGAGATTACTACTACAAAATccttaaaaattgtattattctGATTCACAGGTGAAACTTGTGGTTGTAATGTTCCTTCTGAGAATGCGTTGGACGGTTAATAGGATAGTATAAAAACGCAAGAGAACAAAAAGGGAAACAATGAATAATTTCAAGTGATGTTTAATTTACAtgttgtaacaaaaacaagtgataatactttagggtgtgtacatgttccttgtagagagttcactgtgaaagtagcagctctgaaagacgaacattttttttcacttttgtatgtggaaactcgtgacgctcgggcccttgcccatacaaaagtgaaaaaaaatgttcgtcttttagagctgctactttcacagtgaactctctacaaggaacatgtacacacccttaagtattatcactagtttttgttacacactgtatatggctattacttaattatttttatttctaagatAGATTGTCGCAACTCGGGTACTGGATATTGTAGAAAGAAACGTACTTCTTTTAGTTTTGTTCGGATTTGAGTTATTGAAATAAATACTTGTTTCAATGTGAATTTGtcttattaaagtttttaatcaAATTGCATGGAATTTTGAATTTCATTTTTACTATAGTACTTATAGTTGTAACTTTACACCTATTTCAATTTTGAGGCCGGACCATGGGCCATGGCTTACTAGATTATAATTTTGCTacacgtattttatttttacaactatttatattatatctaactttttatattagttttatatttaataaataatattttatacttaattgattaattttaaatattttctatttattaaaATGGTGGATCTTCATTATAAGGCTCATAAGTATGGTCTTCTACCCGAAGGACTAAACGAGCTCATGCTTGACATAAGCAGAGAAGTAAGTCATAAGTATCAATctttagaattattattattatcagtctgATAAGTAAAACTATCTACATTCGTTTTGACAAATTGACTTACGTGATCGATTCTAATGAATTTGTGGTTAGCATTACATGAGTTACAGATAAAGTTAATATCAGCAATTCCTTCGTTGTTTTCAAAtcctttctaatttttttcaggTTTTGCGTGTCCAGCCAAATGATATTCATGGTTTCATTGCGCGCTATTTACACGCATTACTCGAATCGAGGAGAGCACTAACCATTGCTGGAGACGTATGCGAAGACATACGAGCGAGTTGCTGCAGCATTACAAAGGAAAAGGAGGGAAATGAAGACAGTTCTGGCAGTGAAAAAGAAGATAGGACAGCTAAGATAGCAGTCAAAGGATATGCAACAAAGAAAAACAGTTGCATGAATGATGGTAAGGAAGTAACATAAGCAATCATGATCTGAAATTCTAAGGTCAAgagcataaataatattactttggATGTAGGTcttgtatattaataatatctcGAAGGTACAATTCCAAGCATTACGATCGATCGCGGCTGCGCGCGGCGTAGACTGTTGTCAGCCGCTTGCGACAATACTCATGATATTAAGATACTACAagaatagtaataattattttgtattttagataaaataaacaacGAAACAAATGAATCTCAAGATACAGGCGATGTTGTACAACCTGCACAAGATAAGAACACCCAGGATAGAACAGGCAGTTCGTATGTGGAGGTACCAGTAATATTATACGCAAGTTAGTTTGCCACGACAGAGACAGAAGTAGGTTAAAAAGTAATCTGGAGAGGACAATATtgtaaatctaatatataaaattctcgtgtcacagttttcgttgccatactcttccgaaacggcttgaccgattctcatgaaattttgtgagcatgttgagtaaatctgagaatcggccaacatcaatttttcatacaaaaataaattatatggcaaaacaacgtttgccgggacagctagtttaactataataataagtatattattttctagAACCGAAATAATGGACTGAATCTCcacatttgaaatatttcatCTTACGTGTTGTATAACATTTagaaataatgtttttgttaCAGGCTGAAGAATACTACAAGTTGCGTCAAAAGAAAGGTACTtacctatttatatttattgtaattttaggtaaaattttcttattttttccaTGGCTCGTCCTTTACTCTCTTCAGAATTTAGATGAACAAATGCGCAACAGAATCACCCCAATAGTTAGCACACCTAGTGTGAACAAAGAAAGGAAAGGAGTTGCTTGTTGGAACTTGGAGCTGTTTCCGCCGATGTTTTCATTTTTCTCATACGTTTGTATTTCCATATTTCAGATTTCTGGTCCCACTCTGTATTCTCACTTCCCGGGTCGTACATGAACCTGCCGACTTCGCAGCCCTACTCCGCCTATGACTCCATCACCGAAGCCTCCAAGGTGGACCACAGTGGCTGTAGTCACTACATTGACGATAGTAGCTATGAAGATGACAGCTACATCTGAATAAACGTATTCCTCTTGCTAATTTTCCTGCTTTTACTTATCAAGTAGCTAAATAGATGcataattatgataattcaCCACTGTTTATTACAATGTTGCTATACTAGAGATGTTTCTTCGGAAACATCATTTAAGTGAAAAAGATCattctaaattattatgaaactatGAATTGCTTTGGTTTCTCCAAAGCGAATTGTGGAGTCATGTGGATATACCTAGCTAGAGTATGTAGTGACCACTGTTTATGACAATGTTGCTCTATAGATGTTTCCTCGGAATATTAATAGGattctgttaaaaatatttaagtgaaAAAGATCATAGAAAATTATGATGAAACTCTGAATTGCTTTGTTTTTTCCAAAGCTGATTGTGGAGTCACTGTGGATAATGAGGATTTTTTAAACTCACCTAAGTGAAAAATTATACACAATTAAGTACTGAGAAAATAAtagctatacagggtgtaacaaaaataagtgataatactttagggtgtgtacgtgttccttgtatagagttcactgtgaaagtagcagcgctgaaagaccaacatttttttttcacttttgtatggggaaactcgtgactctcggacctttgcccatacaaaagtgaaaaaaatttttcgtctttcagagctgctactttcacagtgaactctctacaaggaacacgcacacaccctaaagtattatcacttatttttgttacacactgcaTAGTAAGCCATATTTTCTTGGTACTCCCTGTAACCTAACTTAGCGTCAGATTGCTACCTCTTCCTCGATGAAGAAATCAATGAAATCTTCATAAGAAGTACCTAGGTATAGTATTTCGATTACTTTCATTTCAATTTTTATGGTCTTATAGTGTATTggatataaaatgaaaaaaagttcAATTTTCGTCAAGATATATTTCTACATCTACTTAGCGTATTTAAAACTAGTCGTAGGGCGTTTTtaacatcaattattatttttggtaatatattttttatataaaagtgCAATTTCTACAACCACTTAAATGCACCCCATAATAATATACTCTACAATATATAAATTTTACAGCAAATAAAATAACAacagaaataaaatatgcaCCATCTGAGTAACAACAAAAGTGTTTAGCAACAAGTGTCGTCTATATTACAATAAGCTAAAGTATGGTCGCGGAACACATAGAATTTTGTACACACGCACGAATATATTGCTAGAACGTTCTTGCTGTATACTGCAACATAATAATGAATTCTGACGCGACAGAGAGAGACAAGCGGACATAATAGTCTTTGAACGAAATCATATGTGCTCCACAACGACATTTTATTTGCTCTCACAGATTTAATAGTCTTACACATTAACAGTTTCTCAAAATTCCATAATCTTctaaaattataagggaaacaAATACTTAAACGAAATTAACTAAACGTTTATTATGctttaaattagtttttattattcgtagctttaaATATTGCAATATACCTCCTATTATCTAAAATACAGTGCATTTTACCATGTTAGTTGAGTATTTCATCTTAtgtaaaaattggtaaaaaatggtttctacaattattttataagttagtattaatt
Coding sequences:
- the LOC121734204 gene encoding uncharacterized protein LOC121734204, whose protein sequence is MVDLHYKAHKYGLLPEGLNELMLDISREVLRVQPNDIHGFIARYLHALLESRRALTIAGDVCEDIRASCCSITKEKEGNEDSSGSEKEDRTAKIAVKGYATKKNSCMNDDKINNETNESQDTGDVVQPAQDKNTQDRTGSSYVEAEEYYKLRQKKDFWSHSVFSLPGSYMNLPTSQPYSAYDSITEASKVDHSGCSHYIDDSSYEDDSYI
- the LOC121734210 gene encoding uncharacterized protein LOC121734210, with translation MNELLQKHGCSNVFSIPDGLKELMSDISREVIREQPADILQFITNYLSALITTREHGVMAVRILDDLCDCRPSLSEHLMQMGLPEDEAKDIANIISEEIEGFEPADEKDKIKESKILGCILKKMPLDEEMAAKVCEIARNAYRDYWYKKNVEAEKINPKSEPWEIAARHTLAKYKNSRPTMQEMNQAAEKIQAAYKGYHDRKSLPHYSKQHDILIPKNYSLPSTLTTGSRTIDFGHIINIKVQEDNIEALFDEQYNKSENTCLCIPNDKKIYNTPADVMSRHSETQGPHGFETQLDAENDTTPAKAPDTNKDWKDNFYLEATKQANKNREELKMSVPPGVLTGVTIGQDIEECETCGCNVPSENALDG